Proteins encoded together in one Armatimonadota bacterium window:
- a CDS encoding molybdopterin-dependent oxidoreductase: MANVLTTCPFCGSGCNLYLRVEGDRLVGVMPSQSHPVARGKLCVRGWHAHEFVSHPDRLRTPLVKQDGELRPASWERALSLVAQRLPRGQEVGVVGSARCSNEDNFLLMKLARCVLGTDNVDFSSRPQRIADLAALRAAFGVAAATNSAPELADAEVITVIGADAVSEVTMIASLIYEAVGRGAKLIVISALPTQMSAVAEVCLQPRAGTEPTLLCGLVKSVRDQGLLDSSALDHDWDGYDQFVTSLSSFSLEQVEQATGVSPAQLDLAARLCGGARKSVVLYSSGVGQHPGAATMATALTNLVALTSHVGEAAMGLFPLARQNNFQGALDMGLAPGLLTGGQSMGDAEARAAFEQAWGCRLPAPAGKSLPDLLSSVKGLYVMGADIVQGAADPAQARQRLAALDFLVVQELFMTETAQLADVVLPAAAFAEKDGTTTATDRRVQRVRRAVAPPGEARPDWEIICDLAARLGATWRYQSPAAVMAEIAALTPAYRGITYERLEQGWGAYWPSANGNGQHLHLKGLGLRPLACPPAAPAPGGDSTYPFVLALDPTAERWATDATTRHCDMLRREYGIGAADFPAGYVRMHPNDAQELQLRQGFRVKLVSAHGEAHAQLRLDPQMPARTLAMPYHLREQAREVFGGASAGEVEGHQVYPPVAVSVTAASE; encoded by the coding sequence ATGGCGAATGTCTTGACCACGTGCCCGTTCTGCGGGTCGGGATGTAACCTGTATCTTCGGGTGGAGGGCGACAGACTCGTCGGGGTCATGCCCAGCCAATCGCATCCCGTGGCCCGGGGCAAGCTGTGTGTGCGAGGATGGCATGCGCACGAGTTCGTTTCCCACCCTGACCGCCTGCGCACACCCCTGGTCAAGCAAGACGGCGAGTTGCGCCCGGCTTCGTGGGAGCGGGCGCTGTCGCTGGTGGCGCAGCGGCTGCCGCGTGGGCAAGAGGTAGGAGTAGTCGGCTCCGCCCGCTGCTCCAACGAGGACAACTTCCTGCTGATGAAGCTCGCGCGCTGCGTCCTGGGCACCGACAACGTGGACTTCTCGAGCCGCCCTCAACGCATCGCCGATCTCGCTGCCCTGCGCGCGGCCTTCGGGGTGGCGGCGGCCACCAATTCCGCCCCCGAGCTGGCCGACGCCGAGGTCATAACCGTCATCGGCGCCGACGCGGTGTCGGAGGTGACGATGATCGCCTCCCTCATCTATGAGGCGGTCGGCCGCGGCGCCAAGCTCATCGTCATCTCGGCTCTGCCCACGCAGATGTCGGCGGTGGCGGAGGTGTGCCTGCAACCCCGGGCCGGCACCGAGCCGACGTTGCTGTGCGGCCTGGTGAAGTCGGTGCGCGACCAGGGGCTGCTGGACTCGTCCGCGCTTGATCACGACTGGGATGGCTACGATCAGTTTGTGACCAGCCTGTCGAGCTTCAGCCTCGAGCAGGTGGAGCAGGCAACCGGCGTATCGCCGGCCCAGCTCGACCTGGCGGCGCGGCTGTGCGGCGGCGCGCGCAAGAGCGTAGTGCTCTACTCCAGCGGCGTCGGTCAGCATCCTGGCGCCGCCACCATGGCTACCGCCCTCACCAATCTCGTCGCGCTGACCAGCCATGTGGGTGAGGCGGCGATGGGGCTGTTCCCCCTGGCGCGGCAGAACAACTTCCAGGGCGCCTTGGATATGGGCCTGGCGCCGGGGCTGTTGACGGGCGGGCAAAGCATGGGCGACGCCGAGGCGCGGGCAGCGTTCGAGCAGGCATGGGGGTGCCGCTTGCCCGCGCCCGCCGGCAAGTCGCTGCCGGACCTGCTCAGCAGCGTGAAGGGCCTCTACGTCATGGGCGCGGACATCGTGCAAGGGGCGGCCGATCCGGCGCAAGCCCGGCAGCGCCTGGCGGCGCTGGACTTCCTGGTGGTGCAAGAGTTGTTCATGACCGAGACCGCGCAGTTGGCTGACGTGGTCTTGCCGGCGGCCGCGTTCGCGGAGAAGGACGGCACGACGACCGCGACCGATCGCCGCGTGCAGCGGGTGCGCCGCGCGGTGGCGCCGCCGGGCGAGGCGCGCCCGGACTGGGAGATCATCTGCGACCTCGCCGCCCGCCTGGGGGCAACGTGGCGTTACCAGTCGCCGGCGGCGGTGATGGCGGAGATCGCGGCGCTGACGCCGGCCTATCGGGGGATCACCTACGAGCGGCTGGAGCAGGGCTGGGGCGCCTACTGGCCGAGCGCCAACGGCAACGGGCAGCACCTGCACTTGAAGGGGTTGGGGTTGCGGCCCCTGGCGTGCCCGCCGGCGGCGCCGGCGCCGGGGGGCGATAGCACATACCCCTTCGTGTTGGCGCTCGATCCCACGGCCGAGCGCTGGGCGACCGATGCCACGACTCGCCACTGCGACATGCTGCGGCGCGAGTACGGCATCGGCGCCGCCGATTTCCCCGCCGGCTATGTGCGCATGCACCCGAATGACGCTCAGGAGCTGCAACTGCGGCAGGGCTTCCGGGTCAAGCTGGTATCGGCGCACGGGGAGGCGCACGCGCAGCTCCGGCTCGACCCCCAGATGCCGGCGCGCACACTGGCGATGCCGTATCATCTGCGCGAGCAGGCGCGAGAGGTGTTTGGCGGCGCGA